The sequence CATTCAGGAAGAGATCGAAAAGATGATCTGGGCGACCCGCTGGGGCGCCGACACCGTCATGGACCTTTCTACGGGAGCGGACATCGACGAAACACGCGAGTGGATCGTTCGCAACAGCCCGGTGCCGATTGGAACGGTACCGATCTACCAGGCACTTGAGAAAGTCGACGGTCGCGTCGAGGAGTTGACCTGGGAGGTTTTCCGCGACACGCTGATCGCCCAGGCTGAACAGGGTGTTGACTACTTCACTATTCACGCGGCTCTTCTTCGCGAGCACATCCCACTGACCACAGGTCGTGTTTGCGGCATCGTTTCTCGCGGAGGCTCGATTCACGCCAAGTGGTCCCTGGCTCACGACGCCGAGAATTTCGCGTACCTTCACTGGGACGAGATTTGCGAAATCGTGGCCGCTTACGACGTGGCCATCTCCATTGGCGACGGCCTGCGGCCCGGGTGTCTGGCCGACGCCAACGACGAGGCCCAGTTCGCCGAACTGAAGACTCAGGGCGAGCTGACCCGCCGCGCATGGGAACACAACGTCCAGATCATGAACGAAGGCCCCGGGCACGTTCCCATGCACATGATCCAGGAGAACGTGACCCGCCAGCTTGAGTGGTGCGACGAGGCCCCGTTCTACACGCTCGGCCCGGTGATCTCCGATATCGCCGCCGGCTACGACCACTTGGCCAGTGCCATCGGGGCAGCCATGATCGGCTGGTACGGTGCGGCCATGCTGTGCTATGTCACCCCCAAAGAGCATCTCGGCTTGCCCAATCGCGACGACGTCCGCGAAGGCGTGTTGGCCTACAAAATCGCCGCCCACGCGGCCGATCTGGCCAAGGGTCACCCCGGAGCACAGTACCGCGACAACCTGTTGGCCCAGGCCCGTTTTGATTTTCGATGGGAGGACCAGTTCAACCTGTCGCTCGATCCCGAGAAAGCCCGATTGTTCCACGCGGAAAGCCTGTCGAAAGACGAAGCCCGCACAGGGCACTTCTGCAGCATGTGCGGTCCCAAGTTCTGCAGCATGGAGATGAATCGGGACATCCGCAAGAAGGCAACGTCACCCGCGCCAACCCAGGGCGTTTCACGATCGGGTGCGACTGCAGCGGCCGACCCGTGAGTCGGCGGGCGGGTCTGTCACGGGGCTGCATCTCCGCGTGTGAGACGGTTATCGACTTTCTTTCAACTGCCGGTCAAGCCATTCATACATCTCCGGCTTGTCCTGTTCGGCAATCGCGTGTCTGCCCGGTCTTAGAACGTTGGCCGGCAAATCCTCTTTTCCGTAAAGGCGCCATATCGCGCGGGCCGTCTCGCCTGCATCGAACGCGCTCTCGGACTCGATGAAGATCTCATCGTCCCGGGTGTTGTACTGGAAAACCGCCCGCGGAGCTGCCAGACGCAAGACGTCGTCCCAATCCCAGTGCGGCAACCGACCCGCCTGAAAGACCGGTCGCAATCCGGGCATGTAGCTGAACCAGTGGTCCCTGGCCCAGCGGAGACGGCTCTCCGCGGTTTCTGCTCTGAAAGTCGCATAACCGCAACTGGCAACCGCAGCCGCCACGCGATCGTCGAAGGCCGCCAGCATGAGCGTCTCCTCCGCCCCCAGCGAATGCCCGATCGCCCCGATGCGGTTTCGATCCACCCCCTCGACGGCCACAAGCACGTCCAGAGCCCGTTGTGCGTCATGAAGCATCTTGCCCATCGCCGACATGTCGGGATGCCGCAGGTAATGGCCGCGGGTATCGAACGCACCGTAGCCGTCGATCCGCTCGCCCGCGGTGATCGAGTCCGGCGAAAGTGTGACGTAGCCTCGCTCCGCCAGCTCCATACCGAAGGCAAGAGACTTGTCGCCCGCCAGCCCTGCGGCTTCGCGTTTGCCCTCGGCGGCGGTCTGATGGAACACCAGTACGGCCGGCGTCGGTTCGGATCGTTCGGAGGGGACGCACAGAAACGCCCGTATCCGCTCACCCTGATCAACCGAGTATTCGATGAGCCGCCGCTCGTACTTCGGCAGGGTTTCCTGGGAGATCGTTTCCACCTCGGGTGACACCGGCCGTGTTGAAGGCGCCCCGATGGTTCGCCGAATTACGCGCTTGAGCATCTCCCGACGGTTCTGCCATTCCTTGAGATCGGCCGGCTGTGCATGCAAGTCTCCCACGGCGAAGAATCGTTGGTCGAGCCACCGGTATGCCGCTTCGCGGGCTGCGGTGGGAAACTCGTGCCCGCTTTCCTCAAAGCTCCAGGTCAGATCATTTGCCGCCCCGTACAGTCCGTACACCGAGCGAACATCCTTGAACAGCGCCTCCAGGTTGTCGGTGTTCGGAAAAATCGAGTCCCGGGTGGTGTACCACACGTACAGCGGCCGTGGAGCTACAAGCGCGCAGATCTGCTGCCAGTCGAAGGGAATTGAGGCCACATCAGGAAGGTATATCCCGAGCTGCGGGATGAGGGCGGTCTTGTGCGACCATCGATCGGGATCAGGGTCGCTACGAAGCGTGGTGAAACCGCAACTGGCGATGACCGCCGAAATGCGCATCTCGAACGCTCCCGCAAAGATCGAGCCGTACGCTCCGTGCGAGTGGCCAATGCAGCCGATCTGCAGGGGATCGACGTACGGCTGCGTCTCCAGCCAGTCCACGATCCGCGAGACGTCCCAGATCATCTTGCCCATGAACGACCAGCCCGGATGCTTGCGATAAAAGGCAATGCTGTTGTGATAAGGGGCGCTGCCGGCCGGAATCCGCTCGCCAAAGCCGATGACGTCCGGGGCGATGCAGACGTAGCCTCGGCGAACAAGCTGGAGAGCCAGCGAC comes from Phycisphaerae bacterium and encodes:
- a CDS encoding acetylxylan esterase: MKSVSGSRCRTVINAVALVMVACSIVRVCRAWEGHDWNEWKATTTWTKPELKTSQTGRKELVELLAVEGTPLRRVDEIRGWEQRRTEIAAAIQAVLGRPSGLTPPRPEAKVLGEETLPDHIRRHVRIRTEADDWIPAYLLLPKDVPQGRLPTMICLHQTVAQGKDEPCGIKGSGDLSLALQLVRRGYVCIAPDVIGFGERIPAGSAPYHNSIAFYRKHPGWSFMGKMIWDVSRIVDWLETQPYVDPLQIGCIGHSHGAYGSIFAGAFEMRISAVIASCGFTTLRSDPDPDRWSHKTALIPQLGIYLPDVASIPFDWQQICALVAPRPLYVWYTTRDSIFPNTDNLEALFKDVRSVYGLYGAANDLTWSFEESGHEFPTAAREAAYRWLDQRFFAVGDLHAQPADLKEWQNRREMLKRVIRRTIGAPSTRPVSPEVETISQETLPKYERRLIEYSVDQGERIRAFLCVPSERSEPTPAVLVFHQTAAEGKREAAGLAGDKSLAFGMELAERGYVTLSPDSITAGERIDGYGAFDTRGHYLRHPDMSAMGKMLHDAQRALDVLVAVEGVDRNRIGAIGHSLGAEETLMLAAFDDRVAAAVASCGYATFRAETAESRLRWARDHWFSYMPGLRPVFQAGRLPHWDWDDVLRLAAPRAVFQYNTRDDEIFIESESAFDAGETARAIWRLYGKEDLPANVLRPGRHAIAEQDKPEMYEWLDRQLKESR